The Strix aluco isolate bStrAlu1 unplaced genomic scaffold, bStrAlu1.hap1 H_2, whole genome shotgun sequence DNA window TGGTCCTTCTGCTCATGTACCTGACAACAGTGATGGGGAACACAACCATCattttccttgtgtgtgtgtatcacCGCCTGCAAACCCCCATGTACATTTTCATTAGCAATCTGtccttcctggaaatctggtttACGTCCTCCACAAGCATCAAATTGTTTGTGATCCTGGGTTCTGGTAGGAGAACAATCTCTCTAAGCAGCTGCTTTGCCCAATCCTATTTCTATTTTGCCCTGGGCTGTACAGAGTTTGTTCTCCTTGTTGTCATGTCTTTTGACCGCTATGTTGCTATCTGCCAGCCTTTGCGTTACGCTGCCATCATGAAGCCTCAGCTCTGCATCCAGCTTGTTGTTGCTGCTTGGGTCATCGGCATCACACTCTTGAGTTACCGTCTGGTCCTCCTCTACCAGCTGACTTTCTGTGGCTCGAACAAGATCCACCATTTCTTTTGTGACAACTCCCCCTTATTTAAGTTGTCCTGCTctgacagcagcctgctgtgGAAAATAGACTCTGTTTTAGTATCATTTGTCATACTGGCTTCCTTATGTTTAACTCTGGCATTTTACATGGGCATCCTTTTCTGTATTCTacaccttccagcagcctctgggaggaaaaaagcttttgctaCATGTTCTTCCCATCTCACCACCTTGGCCATTGTATATGGGAGCTGCATTGCTCTCTACGTGCGCCCTTCAGAAGACATTTCCTTGGAGACAAGCAGATTTGTAGCTTTGCTGAACACTGTCCTGTACCCATTCTTAAATCCGTTCATCTACAGTCTTAGAAACAAGACTGTGATCCTGGCCCTGAAT harbors:
- the LOC141919168 gene encoding olfactory receptor 6E1-like, which produces MFPFQQDELKFSMGPENETAVTEFILEGFSALDQRLQLFLSLVLLLMYLTTVMGNTTIIFLVCVYHRLQTPMYIFISNLSFLEIWFTSSTSIKLFVILGSGRRTISLSSCFAQSYFYFALGCTEFVLLVVMSFDRYVAICQPLRYAAIMKPQLCIQLVVAAWVIGITLLSYRLVLLYQLTFCGSNKIHHFFCDNSPLFKLSCSDSSLLWKIDSVLVSFVILASLCLTLAFYMGILFCILHLPAASGRKKAFATCSSHLTTLAIVYGSCIALYVRPSEDISLETSRFVALLNTVLYPFLNPFIYSLRNKTVILALNEAIARVTPQLFP